Proteins co-encoded in one Oncorhynchus kisutch isolate 150728-3 linkage group LG1, Okis_V2, whole genome shotgun sequence genomic window:
- the LOC109876030 gene encoding protein Asterix has protein sequence MSANNMSGPQRVNKIIRYKPPSTEANPTLEDPTPDYMNLLGMIFSMCGLMLKLKWCAWIAVYCSFISFANSRSSEDTKQMMSSFMLSISAVVMSYLQNPQPMSPPW, from the exons ATGTCCGCAAACAACATGTCAGGCCCACAAAGGGTAAACAAAATTATCCG atACAAGCCCCCCAGCACGGAAGCAAACCCCACCCTGGAAGACCCGACTCCAGACTACATGAACCTACTCGGCATGATCTTCAGCATGTGTGGCCTGATGCTGAAG TTAAAGTGGTGTGCGTGGATAGCAGTGTACTGCTCCTTCATCAGCTTCGCTAACTCACGCAGCTCCGAAGACACCAAACAGATGATGAGCAGCTTTAT GCTGTCCATCTCAGCCGTGGTGATGTCATACCTCCAGAACCCCCAGCCCATGTCGCCACCGTGGTAA